The nucleotide sequence CTGGCTGCTGGGTTTGATGATCCCGGCCTACGTCGGCCTGTTCTTTTTCGGCGTCGGGCACTTCGATTACCTGCCCCCCGAGGACGACTCCCCCGCCGACAACATCGTCGTCATCCTCTCTGACGCCCACCGCGCCGACGCGGCCTCCCTCTACGGCGGTCCGGCGCCGACGCCCAATCTGGAGCGCTTGGCCGCGATGGGCGTGAGTTACGATTACTGCATCGCCGATTCCAACTGGACCCTGCCCTCGACGGCATCGCTGTTCACCGGCACCGAGCAGGCGGTCCACGGGGTGGACTGGACCATCCCGCTGGCCCCGCTGCCCACCCTGGCCGACCAGCTGCGCCGCCGGGGCTACCGCACCTGGGGCCTGCTGTGCAGCGAGGCGATCAAGCCCTCGACGGGTCTCTACCGGGGTTTCGAGACCTACTGCAACTTTTCTCATCGCCAGGTGACCGCCCTGGGCACCAATTACAACAACTGGAGCACCTACGGCTTCTTCCTCGAGCTGGGCGCCGAGTACCTGGCCGAGGTGTTCATCGACCACGTCAAGCGCATCCCTCTGGAGCAGCTGGTGGAGCTGGCCGGGGAGCTGCCCGCCGCGGGCGGCGTCTTCGCCTATGTTCACCTCTACGAGCCCCACGACCCCTACGCCCCGCCGCAGCGCTACCGGCCCGCCGACGACTACAGCGGTCCCTACGAGGAATCCTCGGGCTTCTTCTATCCGCCCCACGCCAGGGATCGCGGCGAAGCCGTATCCGAAGCCGAAAAGGAGCATATCCGCGGCCTGTACCTGGGCGAGGTGCGCTACGAGGACGAGTATTTGGGGCGCTTCCTCGACGTGCTCGAGGCGCGGGGCCTCCTCGACAACACCGCCGTCTTCTATCTGGCCGATCACGGCGAGCAGTTCTGGGAGCACGGCCGCGTCGGCCACGGCGAGTCGCTGCACGTCGAGGAGCTCCACGTGCCCCTGGCGGCCTACTGGCCCGATGAGTTGGAAGGCGGTTTGCGACACGGCGCCCCAGTCCGGCTGAGCGACGTCTACGCCACCATCCTCGAACTCGGCGGCGTCGACTGGCGCGCTCCGGCGGTTACCGCCCGACCCCTGACCGCGCCGCCGGAGCCCCAACGTCGGCTGTTCGCCGAGAAGCTGGTCCATGACGAGCCCGAGCACCGCGACAACCAGGTCGCCGTCTACGATCCGCGGGGAACCCTGATCCTGCACCGCGCCAGCGGTGAGCTGGAGCTTTACCTGCCCGGCGATTACGCTCAGGAACGCGAGGTCGGTGACGAGTATCCGCTGCTGCGGCGGGAGCTGCTGGCGGTGTTGCTGGAATACGACGCCGTCAACCAGCGGCACCGTCGGAGTTACAATCCCACCCTGCAGGCCCTCAGCGGCGACGACCGCGAGGATCAGCTCGAGAGCCTGCGCTCGCTGGGGTACATCCAGTAGATACCAGCCGTACCCGTGGACCGAGCAAGATGCGAAAAAACAGGGGCGCGCAGGCTTGCGCGGGTCCGCTCAGCTGGGCGAAGCGGGCGGTTGATCCGGTTGCAGCGGTTCACCGCCGACGGGACAGTGCGTCGGGGGGAGCGACGGGTCAGCCGCCGCTGAAGCGGCATCCCGGGGTTTTCCGGCCGGCGGGGTTTTCGTCCAGGTGTTATCATCCCAGGGCATGTCGAGCACCGGAATGAACCGGGGTCCAGCCGACAAGCCGATTACTGAGTAGATGTTCAGGTGGGACTTGCGGCTGTTCGAGGCGCATCGACCCGGAGGCACCGAGCCGTACCGGGCGCAGCCGAATAGAGGCGGCGCGGTCGTTCTCACCGCCCTCGCCGAGGCCTGCACGGTCCGTGGCCTAGCGCAGCGTACGTCTGGCGGGGATGACACCGACGGGTCCAGCCGAGCGGGCCGACTACCGCTCACTCCCCCGGCCCCTTTTGATTAATCGACCTGATTGGTGTATAATCCGGGGGTCTTGAGACTTTCTCAACTTAACCCCCACGGAGCCGCCCCATGGCCGACAACGGACGCGAGGAACGGGACGCCCGGCGCCCCGGCGAGGACGAAAAGCGCTGGCAACTGCGCGTGGCCGTCAACCGCAAGCTGGACACCTTCAAGAACAAGCTGCTCGTCTTCTCGGGCAAGGGCGGCGTGGGCAAGTCCACCGTGGCCGCCAACCTGGCCGTCTTGCTGGCCGAGCGCGGCCGCAAGGTCGGGCTGCTGGACATCGACTTCCACGGCCCCTCGATCCCCAAGCTGATGGGCGTCGAGGGCAAGCAGATGCCCACGGTCGGCGAGGACGTCGCCCCGGTCATCGGACCCGCCGGCGTCGAGGTCGTCTCCCTGGGCTTCCTCCTGGCCGACCCCAAGCAGGCCACCATCTGGCGCGGGCCGTTGAAGATGGGCGTCATCCAACAACTGATCGGCACCGTGGCCTGGAGCGAGCTGGACTGGCTGATCATCGACTCCCCGCCGGGCACCGGCGACGAGCCGTTGAGCGTGGCCCAGACCATCGTCGGCGCCTACGGCCTCCTCGTCACCACCCCGCAGCGGCTGTCGACGGCCGACGTGCGGCGCAGTATCGGCTTCGCCGAGAAGGTGGGTATGGAGCTGGTCGGTGTCCTGGAAAACATGGCCGGTCTCGTCTGTCCCCACTGCGGCGGCGAGATCGACGTCTTCGGTTCCGGCGGCGGGGCGGAAATGACCACCGAGGCCGAGGTGCCCTTCCTGGGCAGCGTGCCCCTGGACCCGCGCGTGGTGGGCGGCGGCGACGAGGGCC is from Candidatus Coatesbacteria bacterium and encodes:
- a CDS encoding P-loop NTPase, giving the protein MADNGREERDARRPGEDEKRWQLRVAVNRKLDTFKNKLLVFSGKGGVGKSTVAANLAVLLAERGRKVGLLDIDFHGPSIPKLMGVEGKQMPTVGEDVAPVIGPAGVEVVSLGFLLADPKQATIWRGPLKMGVIQQLIGTVAWSELDWLIIDSPPGTGDEPLSVAQTIVGAYGLLVTTPQRLSTADVRRSIGFAEKVGMELVGVLENMAGLVCPHCGGEIDVFGSGGGAEMTTEAEVPFLGSVPLDPRVVGGGDEGRPVVLELPDSPVSAALKRAADKLLELE
- a CDS encoding sulfatase-like hydrolase/transferase, which encodes MGGAPPMRFKVFWQRTWRLTLFGVLAAFSFTLLYYLFLLFTPQPTFHFNILGVTGYSRLLYIVGALTIMPLIGGLFALLTAALWQWASRLFKDLDDKRRELYGLIAVAVVVVGLLGFPRNPARLARIWVLSPYLLSLGVAAGLVLLAHRGSKVVRWGRRVAGWLLGLMIPAYVGLFFFGVGHFDYLPPEDDSPADNIVVILSDAHRADAASLYGGPAPTPNLERLAAMGVSYDYCIADSNWTLPSTASLFTGTEQAVHGVDWTIPLAPLPTLADQLRRRGYRTWGLLCSEAIKPSTGLYRGFETYCNFSHRQVTALGTNYNNWSTYGFFLELGAEYLAEVFIDHVKRIPLEQLVELAGELPAAGGVFAYVHLYEPHDPYAPPQRYRPADDYSGPYEESSGFFYPPHARDRGEAVSEAEKEHIRGLYLGEVRYEDEYLGRFLDVLEARGLLDNTAVFYLADHGEQFWEHGRVGHGESLHVEELHVPLAAYWPDELEGGLRHGAPVRLSDVYATILELGGVDWRAPAVTARPLTAPPEPQRRLFAEKLVHDEPEHRDNQVAVYDPRGTLILHRASGELELYLPGDYAQEREVGDEYPLLRRELLAVLLEYDAVNQRHRRSYNPTLQALSGDDREDQLESLRSLGYIQ